A single genomic interval of Dyella sp. GSA-30 harbors:
- a CDS encoding ATP-binding cassette domain-containing protein: MSVDIAIHRIMNDAQRRFELDVAFRSDRRRIVLYGPSGAGKSLTLRAIAGLLKPDRGHIVVNGRSLFDAARPLNLPTQYRKVGYLFQDYALFPHLTVAQNVAFGVQRGMFNPRRHGDVPAPALRWLQAFELEQIAGNYPAQISGGQKQRVALARALAAEPDILLLDEPFSALDPALKSRMRNELTMVQAQLDLQMLVITHDPADAEALGQHVFEIHEGRVRSESNVSA, encoded by the coding sequence ATGAGTGTCGATATCGCCATTCACCGCATCATGAACGACGCGCAGCGTCGATTCGAACTGGATGTGGCGTTTCGTTCGGACCGGCGTCGCATCGTGCTTTACGGTCCGTCCGGTGCGGGCAAGAGCCTGACCTTGCGTGCCATCGCCGGGCTGCTGAAACCGGACCGTGGACACATCGTGGTGAACGGACGCTCCCTGTTCGATGCCGCGCGGCCGCTGAATCTGCCGACGCAGTATCGAAAGGTCGGCTATCTGTTCCAGGACTATGCGTTGTTTCCGCATCTTACGGTGGCGCAGAACGTGGCGTTCGGCGTGCAACGCGGCATGTTCAATCCACGCCGGCATGGGGATGTGCCGGCGCCGGCCTTGCGCTGGCTGCAGGCATTCGAGCTGGAGCAGATTGCAGGTAACTATCCCGCGCAGATTTCCGGCGGTCAGAAACAACGCGTGGCCCTCGCTCGTGCACTGGCTGCCGAACCGGACATCTTGCTGCTGGACGAGCCGTTTTCGGCGCTCGATCCGGCGCTGAAAAGCCGCATGCGCAACGAGCTGACCATGGTGCAGGCGCAGCTCGATCTGCAGATGCTGGTAATTACCCACGATCCCGCCGATGCTGAGGCGCTCGGCCAGCATGTATTCGAGATCCATGAAGGTCGCGTACGCAGCGAGTCGAACGTCTCAGCGTAG
- a CDS encoding nucleotidyltransferase family protein, which produces MSEIGIVLLAAGEASRFGSAKQATLIDGVPLVHRVAREAVQTGATVTVVLGAHRDAIEPLLDGLDVSLAFNPQWHEGLGGSIALGVQQLTQQHPGLSAVMLCLADQALIDAYDLQLLIDAHRLDPEFIIAASFAGVLGPPCLFPRGDIDALMKLSGPQGARVLLQRHAERVRALPMPHAAIDIDTPDDLAHLLR; this is translated from the coding sequence ATGAGCGAGATCGGCATCGTGTTGCTGGCGGCCGGCGAAGCAAGCCGCTTCGGCTCGGCCAAGCAAGCCACGCTGATCGATGGTGTGCCGCTGGTGCATCGCGTGGCCAGAGAAGCTGTTCAGACCGGCGCGACCGTCACCGTGGTGCTCGGCGCGCATCGCGATGCGATCGAGCCCCTGCTCGATGGCCTGGATGTGTCGCTTGCGTTCAATCCGCAATGGCACGAAGGTCTGGGCGGTTCGATCGCACTGGGTGTGCAACAGCTGACACAGCAACATCCTGGTCTATCTGCCGTCATGCTGTGCCTCGCCGATCAGGCGCTGATCGACGCCTACGATCTGCAACTGCTTATCGACGCACATCGCCTGGATCCGGAGTTCATCATCGCGGCGAGCTTCGCCGGTGTGCTCGGGCCTCCTTGCCTGTTTCCTCGCGGCGATATCGATGCCCTGATGAAACTGTCCGGCCCGCAGGGCGCACGTGTCCTGTTGCAACGCCACGCCGAACGCGTTCGCGCCCTGCCCATGCCTCACGCCGCCATAGATATCGACACACCGGACGATCTGGCCCACCTTCTACGCTGA
- a CDS encoding XdhC/CoxI family protein — translation MNSPQELQALIDALRELQRDGFAGGAALATITYTHGSTFRRAGTSMLVRGDGRIVCELAGGCPQRDIVFRANEVIATGQTQLVHYNRDANYDVLIEMGCGGELDVLIEPVLGDRDIAYLEALEYCLGERRLGSMATVFSHDGTVQARPRRRIDDTHRTLFDDIGDEALSSLLDQPMSALSACVERQELATPRGAVTALFERLHPRPALALIGANVGARAMVDLALTLGWQVTVVDSHAERLLATALPAKVVARVATPSTVCELLKPDEFTAVVVMTHRYELDVEYLNALGDSSPAYVGAIGSRDRARRMNHALDGQFDQLHVPAGLDIGSDTPQEIALAVLAEIVATFNAREGRRLSVTSGPIHS, via the coding sequence ATGAACTCGCCACAGGAGCTGCAGGCGCTGATCGACGCGCTGCGCGAACTTCAACGCGACGGCTTCGCAGGTGGCGCGGCGCTGGCGACGATTACCTATACGCACGGCTCCACCTTCCGCCGTGCCGGTACCAGCATGCTGGTGCGCGGCGACGGCCGCATCGTCTGCGAGCTGGCCGGCGGTTGTCCGCAACGCGATATCGTCTTTCGTGCCAACGAAGTCATCGCCACCGGCCAGACCCAGTTGGTGCATTACAACCGCGATGCCAACTACGACGTGCTGATCGAAATGGGTTGTGGCGGCGAGCTGGATGTATTGATCGAACCGGTACTTGGCGATCGGGACATCGCTTATCTCGAGGCCTTGGAATACTGTCTCGGCGAGCGACGTCTTGGCAGCATGGCCACGGTTTTCTCCCATGACGGCACGGTCCAGGCACGCCCGCGCCGAAGAATCGACGACACGCATCGCACGCTTTTCGACGATATCGGCGACGAAGCGCTGAGTTCGTTGCTCGACCAGCCCATGAGCGCCCTTTCCGCCTGTGTCGAACGCCAGGAACTGGCCACCCCACGCGGTGCGGTAACTGCCCTGTTCGAAAGACTGCATCCGCGACCGGCACTGGCCTTGATCGGCGCCAACGTGGGTGCACGCGCCATGGTCGACCTGGCATTGACGCTGGGCTGGCAGGTGACCGTCGTAGATAGCCACGCCGAACGACTGCTCGCCACGGCCTTACCGGCAAAGGTCGTGGCGCGCGTTGCTACCCCAAGCACGGTTTGCGAGCTGTTGAAACCGGACGAGTTCACCGCGGTCGTCGTGATGACGCATCGCTACGAACTCGACGTGGAATACCTCAACGCCCTGGGCGACAGCTCTCCGGCTTATGTCGGTGCCATCGGCTCGCGCGACCGTGCCCGACGAATGAACCACGCGCTCGACGGGCAGTTCGATCAGTTGCACGTACCGGCGGGGCTCGATATCGGTTCGGACACGCCACAGGAAATCGCACTGGCCGTGCTCGCCGAGATCGTCGCCACGTTCAACGCGCGCGAAGGCCGACGACTGAGCGTCACCAGCGGTCCGATCCACTCATGA
- a CDS encoding HesA/MoeB/ThiF family protein produces MSNDGFVPDYSRQTRLAAVGPEGQARLAASRVLVIGAGGLGCPVLAYLAGAGVGHIGIVDSDVLEASNLHRQTLYDAADIGQSKVLLAARRIRALNPSVDVACIDHALTAEEIVPLFASYDLILECTDDMRSRYLCSDAAVVTGKPVIFASVYQYEGQLHVYRPDQATPCMRCLWPQEPDPAQLGSCEISGVLGPAPGVLGTLQANEALKLLLDLPGKLANDLVLVDLTDLEMRRIRTRRAEHDCHAESELGLSARRSNEALERDFPSLQAAVLAGYQLVDLRERDEIEADPLQTQALWIPSGEVLDHAASFANSHWLLICARGARSRYAAERLREQGYTNVYSLRGGWTGMHMDAAATTP; encoded by the coding sequence GTGAGCAACGACGGCTTCGTACCCGATTATTCGCGCCAGACGCGACTGGCCGCGGTCGGGCCGGAGGGCCAGGCCAGGCTGGCGGCAAGCCGGGTGCTGGTCATCGGTGCCGGCGGTCTCGGCTGCCCGGTGCTCGCCTACCTGGCCGGTGCCGGCGTGGGCCATATCGGCATCGTCGACAGCGACGTATTGGAAGCGAGCAACCTGCATCGGCAGACCTTGTACGACGCGGCGGACATCGGCCAATCCAAGGTGCTGCTGGCGGCGCGGCGTATCCGCGCGCTCAATCCCAGCGTCGATGTCGCCTGCATCGATCACGCCTTGACCGCCGAAGAGATCGTGCCGCTGTTTGCGTCCTACGATCTGATCCTCGAATGCACCGACGATATGCGCAGCCGCTATCTTTGCAGCGATGCGGCGGTCGTCACCGGCAAACCGGTGATCTTCGCCAGCGTGTATCAATACGAAGGCCAGCTGCATGTCTATCGTCCGGATCAGGCCACGCCGTGCATGCGCTGCCTCTGGCCGCAGGAACCCGACCCGGCACAACTGGGCAGTTGTGAAATATCAGGTGTATTGGGGCCGGCACCGGGCGTGCTCGGCACGCTGCAAGCCAATGAGGCCTTGAAGCTTCTGCTCGATCTGCCCGGCAAACTGGCCAACGACCTGGTGCTGGTCGACTTGACCGATCTGGAGATGCGCCGCATTCGCACCCGCCGCGCCGAGCACGACTGTCATGCCGAATCCGAGCTAGGTCTGTCGGCGCGCCGATCGAACGAAGCACTGGAGCGGGATTTTCCAAGCCTGCAGGCCGCCGTGCTGGCGGGTTATCAACTGGTCGACCTGCGCGAACGCGACGAGATCGAAGCCGATCCGCTTCAAACCCAGGCGCTGTGGATTCCCTCCGGTGAAGTGCTCGACCACGCGGCAAGTTTCGCCAACAGCCACTGGCTGCTGATTTGCGCGCGCGGCGCGCGTAGCCGCTACGCCGCCGAGCGCCTGCGCGAACAAGGCTATACCAATGTCTATTCCCTGCGCGGCGGCTGGACCGGCATGCATATGGATGCCGCAGCCACGACACCATGA
- a CDS encoding NTP transferase domain-containing protein — protein sequence MNTPVRPLYGLLLTGGASRRMGQDKALLNYGDQPQLLTAYRLLETVVEQAYVSVREDQRNEETRRSLPQIVDQLADIGPAAGILAAHAAHPDAAWLVLACDLPLLNSATLHALLAARDVSRDATAFTSAHDGLPEPLCAIWEPSAIDALAASVATGRVCPRKGLIAIDTKLIAPVDPQALDNANSPGEREDILQRLRKAS from the coding sequence ATGAATACCCCGGTTCGTCCACTCTATGGTCTGTTGCTGACCGGCGGCGCCAGTCGACGCATGGGCCAGGACAAGGCCTTGCTGAACTATGGCGACCAGCCGCAACTGCTGACTGCGTATCGCCTGCTGGAAACCGTAGTCGAGCAGGCTTATGTGTCGGTGCGCGAGGATCAGCGCAATGAAGAAACGCGTCGCAGCCTGCCGCAGATCGTCGACCAGCTTGCCGATATCGGGCCAGCCGCCGGCATCCTTGCTGCACATGCGGCTCACCCGGATGCCGCGTGGCTGGTGCTTGCCTGCGACCTGCCCTTGCTCAATAGCGCGACCTTGCATGCGCTGCTTGCCGCTCGCGATGTTTCACGCGATGCGACTGCGTTTACCAGCGCGCACGACGGCCTGCCCGAACCGCTTTGTGCGATCTGGGAACCGTCGGCGATCGACGCTCTGGCCGCGAGCGTTGCGACCGGACGGGTTTGCCCGCGCAAGGGCCTGATCGCGATCGATACGAAACTGATCGCCCCGGTCGATCCACAGGCGCTGGACAACGCCAATTCACCCGGCGAACGCGAAGACATCCTGCAACGGTTGAGGAAAGCTTCGTGA
- the moaC gene encoding cyclic pyranopterin monophosphate synthase MoaC, whose product MLSHVDENQQPRMVDVGDKAITRRVARAQARVSFPADVAAALRDAGYVTPKGAVITVAQIAGVMGAKATPQLIPLCHPLAIERCNLDIHIEGDDAVIECEVACRGTTGVEMEALTGASIAALTIYDMCKAMSHAMVIGDVRLLSKSGGKRDIDLTEPTP is encoded by the coding sequence ATGCTTTCGCACGTCGACGAAAATCAACAGCCACGCATGGTCGATGTGGGCGACAAGGCCATCACGCGGCGCGTTGCCCGCGCGCAGGCGCGGGTCAGCTTCCCTGCCGATGTCGCCGCCGCCTTGCGCGATGCCGGCTATGTCACGCCCAAGGGCGCGGTAATCACGGTCGCCCAGATTGCCGGTGTCATGGGCGCAAAGGCCACCCCGCAACTGATCCCGCTTTGCCATCCGCTGGCCATTGAACGCTGCAACCTCGACATCCATATCGAAGGCGATGACGCGGTGATCGAGTGCGAAGTGGCCTGCCGCGGCACCACCGGCGTGGAGATGGAGGCGCTGACCGGCGCCAGCATCGCCGCGCTGACCATCTACGACATGTGCAAGGCGATGTCGCACGCCATGGTGATCGGCGACGTGCGTCTGCTGAGCAAGAGCGGCGGCAAGCGCGATATCGATCTTACGGAGCCCACGCCATGA
- a CDS encoding molybdopterin molybdotransferase MoeA, whose translation MEGPISVAAAEALIEAHMPRFATERIPLALAQGRVLRQDIRADRDQPPFDRVMMDGIAIRHEVSLARYRIAGTQLAGETAMTLATTGDCLEVMTGAMLPQGADTVVPVESLRKSEGYANLTAGAVNAVGQFVHRRGSDCREGDLLLSPGRMLRAPEIAVLATNGIADVEVSRLPAIAVVSTGDELVDIDAQPEPWQIRRSNDHAIAAALRDAHFGEVSVHHVTDERKRILGLLDELLRHRDVIVLCGGVSMGQRDYIPSALETLGVKQVFHKIAQRPGKPMWFGIAPGDKPVFALPGNPVSALVCTLRYVLPALRAASGMPASRPRAVTLAAPLTTHASLTCFIPVALEDGDDGRLMAQPVPSATSGDFASLVRTDGIIELPPNASPFEAGFTAPFRAWS comes from the coding sequence GTGGAGGGACCGATCAGCGTGGCGGCCGCCGAGGCCTTGATCGAAGCGCATATGCCGCGTTTTGCCACCGAGCGCATTCCGCTGGCGCTGGCGCAAGGCCGCGTATTACGCCAGGACATCCGTGCCGATCGCGATCAACCGCCCTTCGACCGCGTCATGATGGACGGCATCGCCATCCGCCACGAAGTGTCGCTTGCGCGCTATCGCATCGCCGGCACTCAGCTGGCCGGCGAGACCGCCATGACCCTCGCGACGACGGGCGACTGCCTGGAAGTGATGACCGGCGCCATGTTGCCGCAAGGCGCCGATACGGTGGTGCCGGTCGAAAGCCTGCGCAAGTCGGAAGGCTACGCCAACCTGACGGCCGGCGCGGTAAACGCCGTGGGACAGTTCGTGCATCGCCGCGGCTCGGACTGCCGCGAAGGCGATCTGCTGTTGTCGCCGGGGCGGATGCTGCGCGCACCGGAAATCGCCGTGCTGGCTACCAATGGTATCGCCGATGTCGAGGTTTCCCGCCTGCCCGCCATTGCCGTCGTGTCGACCGGCGACGAACTGGTCGACATCGATGCGCAACCGGAACCTTGGCAGATCCGACGCTCCAACGACCATGCCATCGCCGCGGCACTGCGCGATGCCCATTTTGGCGAGGTGTCGGTGCATCACGTCACCGATGAGCGTAAACGCATCCTGGGTTTGCTCGACGAGCTGCTGCGACACCGTGACGTGATCGTGCTGTGCGGCGGCGTCTCGATGGGGCAGCGCGATTACATCCCGAGTGCGCTGGAAACACTGGGTGTCAAACAAGTCTTCCACAAGATCGCGCAACGGCCCGGAAAACCGATGTGGTTCGGCATCGCCCCGGGCGACAAACCGGTCTTTGCCCTGCCCGGTAATCCCGTCTCCGCGCTCGTATGCACGCTGCGCTACGTGCTACCCGCATTGCGCGCCGCCAGCGGCATGCCGGCATCGCGGCCACGCGCGGTAACCCTCGCCGCGCCGCTGACCACCCATGCCAGCCTTACCTGCTTCATTCCCGTCGCACTCGAAGACGGTGACGATGGCCGCCTGATGGCGCAACCCGTACCGTCGGCGACGTCCGGTGATTTCGCTTCGCTGGTGCGCACGGATGGCATTATCGAGCTACCACCGAATGCGTCGCCGTTCGAAGCGGGTTTTACGGCGCCCTTTCGCGCATGGTCATGA
- a CDS encoding (2Fe-2S)-binding protein encodes MLSLSVNGQSHQVDVPPDMPLLWVLRDVIGLTGTKFGCGIAQCGACTVHLDGQPVRSCVLPVGSIGSKAITTIEAVGNTPNGAKVQQAWLEVDVVQCGYCQSGQIMSATALLNRTANPSDADIDAAMSGNICRCGTYVRIRAAIKQAATGKLDILQTIVTAPQGAAS; translated from the coding sequence ATGTTGTCCTTGTCCGTCAATGGTCAGTCGCACCAGGTCGACGTTCCGCCCGACATGCCGCTGCTATGGGTATTGCGCGACGTCATCGGGCTTACCGGGACCAAGTTCGGCTGCGGGATTGCGCAGTGCGGCGCCTGCACCGTTCATCTGGATGGCCAGCCGGTACGTTCTTGCGTATTGCCGGTCGGCTCGATCGGTAGCAAGGCCATCACCACCATCGAAGCGGTGGGCAACACGCCCAATGGCGCCAAAGTGCAGCAGGCCTGGCTCGAGGTCGACGTCGTGCAATGCGGTTACTGCCAATCGGGCCAGATCATGTCGGCGACGGCCTTGCTCAATCGCACCGCCAATCCCAGCGATGCGGATATCGATGCGGCCATGTCCGGCAATATTTGCCGCTGCGGTACCTACGTGCGCATCCGTGCGGCGATCAAGCAGGCTGCTACCGGCAAGCTCGATATCCTGCAGACCATCGTGACCGCACCGCAAGGAGCCGCGTCATGA
- a CDS encoding molybdopterin cofactor-binding domain-containing protein, with product MSNDTQHLPTDESIDISRRRALQHTGLAIAFLWLGGSGIASASISARRQPGDAEAAAADGNPPFAPNAFIRIDTDGSIRLVMPSVEMGQAIYTGMSMMIAEELGVGLDQIKVEASPPSDQLYGIPALGGQITGGSTSTRATWPVLREAGAVARTLLVSAAATQWQVDPSTCSVDRGAVHHQASGRSASYGSLATAAGKLPLPDKVQLKDPKDFTLIGKPLRRVDSADKVKGATQFGIDVRLPGMKVAAVKACPTLNGKFVSVDDKPARAIPGVVDVIHTEDSVAVIGDHFWAAKRGLEALDIQWNLGENAKLTTQQLRDALADSAQNGKSIVAKEVGKRPEGGTTVASTYQLPMLAHATMEPLNTTVFVTSDKCEIWVGTQVPMRVVDVAAKITGLAADKVVVHNQYLGGGFGRRLETDSVEQAVAIAKQVSYPVKVIWTREEDIRHDRVRPMYHDLLTAVVDADGKPLWFGDRTSGGTVLGRWAPGAMGKNGLDSDAVECLVETPYDIPNTKIEWIRHDMPPGLVVGWWRGVGPTHNLFSFESFIDELAHKAGKDPLAYRQSLLQKNPRSLKVLNTAAEKIGWGSQPLPARVGRGIALGEPFGSRVCAIVEAEVTPQGEVVMRKAVVALDCGIAINISSIEAQVQGGLLFGLSAALYSEITLKNGAIEQSNFHDYRNLRINQTPVVEVHRIENDEAPGGLGEVGTAIAAPALANAIFAATGVRLYKLPVDRTLLVQSGDAMQHVVSLESGKGRDVA from the coding sequence ATGAGCAACGACACGCAACATCTGCCGACCGATGAGTCGATCGACATCAGCCGTCGTCGCGCGCTCCAGCACACCGGCCTGGCCATTGCCTTCCTGTGGCTGGGCGGCAGCGGCATCGCATCGGCCAGTATCAGTGCGCGTCGCCAGCCGGGCGATGCGGAGGCCGCAGCGGCCGATGGCAACCCGCCGTTCGCGCCCAATGCCTTTATCCGCATCGACACCGACGGCAGCATTCGCCTGGTCATGCCCTCGGTGGAGATGGGGCAGGCGATCTATACCGGCATGAGCATGATGATCGCCGAAGAACTCGGCGTCGGCCTGGATCAGATCAAGGTCGAAGCCTCGCCGCCCAGCGATCAGCTCTATGGCATTCCCGCGCTTGGCGGACAGATTACCGGCGGCTCCACCAGCACGCGCGCTACCTGGCCGGTATTGCGCGAGGCTGGTGCGGTGGCGCGAACCCTGCTGGTCAGCGCGGCGGCGACACAGTGGCAGGTCGATCCGTCGACCTGCTCGGTCGATCGCGGCGCCGTGCATCATCAGGCATCCGGTCGCAGCGCCAGTTATGGCTCGCTGGCCACGGCGGCCGGCAAGCTGCCGCTGCCTGACAAGGTGCAACTGAAAGATCCCAAGGATTTCACCCTGATCGGCAAGCCGCTGCGTCGCGTCGACTCGGCCGACAAGGTGAAAGGCGCGACCCAGTTCGGTATCGACGTGCGGCTGCCTGGCATGAAAGTCGCCGCGGTCAAGGCATGCCCGACATTGAACGGAAAGTTCGTCTCCGTCGACGACAAGCCGGCGCGCGCGATTCCCGGTGTGGTCGACGTCATTCATACCGAAGATTCCGTCGCGGTCATCGGTGATCACTTCTGGGCCGCCAAGCGCGGTCTGGAAGCGCTGGACATCCAGTGGAATCTGGGTGAGAACGCCAAGCTCACCACGCAGCAGTTGCGCGATGCACTGGCCGACAGCGCGCAGAACGGCAAGTCCATCGTCGCCAAGGAAGTCGGCAAGCGGCCCGAAGGCGGTACGACCGTCGCCTCGACCTATCAGCTGCCGATGCTCGCTCACGCCACCATGGAGCCACTCAATACGACGGTGTTCGTGACCTCGGACAAGTGCGAAATCTGGGTAGGCACACAGGTGCCGATGCGCGTGGTCGATGTGGCCGCCAAGATCACCGGTCTTGCCGCCGACAAGGTCGTCGTGCACAACCAATATCTGGGCGGCGGTTTCGGCCGACGCCTGGAAACCGATTCGGTCGAGCAGGCCGTGGCGATCGCCAAGCAGGTGTCCTATCCGGTTAAGGTGATCTGGACACGCGAAGAAGATATCCGGCATGACCGCGTGCGCCCGATGTATCACGATCTGCTGACGGCGGTGGTCGATGCCGACGGCAAGCCTTTGTGGTTCGGTGATCGCACCAGCGGCGGTACCGTGCTTGGTCGTTGGGCGCCTGGTGCGATGGGCAAGAATGGCCTCGACAGCGACGCTGTCGAATGTCTGGTGGAAACGCCTTACGACATTCCAAATACAAAGATCGAATGGATCCGCCACGATATGCCGCCCGGTCTTGTCGTCGGCTGGTGGCGTGGGGTCGGGCCTACGCACAATCTGTTTTCGTTCGAAAGCTTTATCGACGAGCTGGCGCACAAGGCTGGCAAGGACCCGTTGGCCTATCGCCAATCCTTGCTGCAGAAGAATCCGCGCAGTCTGAAAGTGCTCAATACGGCTGCCGAAAAAATCGGCTGGGGCAGCCAACCGTTGCCCGCGCGCGTGGGTCGCGGGATCGCATTGGGCGAACCGTTCGGCAGCCGTGTCTGCGCAATCGTGGAGGCGGAGGTCACGCCGCAAGGCGAAGTGGTCATGCGCAAGGCGGTGGTGGCTTTGGACTGCGGTATCGCGATCAATATCAGTTCGATCGAGGCCCAGGTTCAGGGTGGCCTGCTGTTTGGCCTGAGCGCGGCGCTGTATAGCGAAATCACGCTCAAGAATGGAGCGATCGAGCAAAGCAACTTCCACGACTATCGCAATCTGCGCATCAACCAGACGCCGGTCGTCGAAGTGCATCGGATCGAGAACGACGAAGCGCCGGGTGGGCTCGGCGAGGTCGGCACGGCGATCGCCGCGCCGGCGTTGGCGAACGCGATTTTTGCGGCAACCGGCGTGCGTCTCTACAAGCTTCCGGTCGATCGCACGCTGCTGGTGCAGAGTGGCGATGCCATGCAGCACGTCGTGTCATTGGAATCTGGCAAGGGGAGGGACGTGGCATGA
- a CDS encoding cytochrome c, translating to MKRFFLIIVLLIVIGGVAYVLLNRTDPAEGAAPVIVGAPSGSDPIARGEYLAKAADCTACHTVPGSDKPFAGGVAFKLPFGTIYSSNITADEATGIGSWSDDDFVRAVREGVRKDGAHLYPAFPYTSYTQLSRGDVLAIKAYLFSLPKIHQEDRANELGFPFNQRWAMGFWNAGFFKSQRFVADTSKSPQWNSGAYLANALGHCAECHTPRNFAFGLKNGSALSGESLQGWRAYDITSDPDHGVGAWSEAELASYLSTGHAQGRGSASGPMGEAIENSLQYLKPEDTAALVTYLRGVPANSGKDPISVDAKAAPALASTDAAPGGDSADSQHLGMQLFEGACASCHQWNGKGQQTSYASLLGTRGVNDPAGTNVTQVILNGSKLRIGDQDVFMPAFGKAYSDTEVAALANYVISHFGAKTGTVTPAEVARRRAI from the coding sequence ATGAAACGTTTCTTTCTGATCATCGTCCTGCTCATCGTTATCGGCGGCGTGGCCTATGTCTTGCTCAACCGCACCGACCCCGCCGAAGGTGCGGCGCCCGTCATTGTCGGTGCGCCATCCGGTTCCGATCCAATAGCGCGTGGCGAGTACCTGGCCAAGGCGGCCGATTGCACTGCCTGCCACACGGTGCCTGGTTCCGATAAGCCTTTCGCCGGTGGCGTGGCCTTCAAGTTGCCGTTCGGCACGATTTATTCGAGCAATATCACGGCCGACGAGGCGACCGGCATCGGTAGCTGGAGCGACGACGACTTCGTGCGCGCGGTGCGCGAAGGCGTGCGCAAGGACGGCGCGCATCTGTATCCGGCATTTCCGTATACCTCTTATACGCAGCTGAGCCGTGGCGACGTGCTGGCGATCAAGGCCTACTTGTTCAGCCTGCCAAAGATTCACCAGGAAGATCGCGCCAACGAACTCGGTTTCCCGTTCAATCAGCGCTGGGCGATGGGTTTCTGGAACGCAGGGTTCTTCAAGAGCCAGCGCTTCGTTGCCGATACATCGAAGTCGCCGCAATGGAATAGCGGCGCGTATCTGGCCAATGCGCTGGGTCATTGTGCGGAATGTCATACGCCGCGCAACTTTGCCTTTGGATTGAAGAACGGCAGCGCATTGTCCGGCGAATCGCTGCAGGGCTGGCGTGCCTATGACATCACCTCCGACCCCGATCATGGCGTCGGTGCATGGAGCGAAGCGGAGCTGGCGAGCTATCTCAGCACCGGTCATGCGCAGGGGCGTGGTTCGGCGTCCGGTCCGATGGGCGAGGCGATCGAGAACAGCCTGCAGTATTTGAAGCCGGAAGACACCGCCGCTCTGGTGACCTATCTGCGCGGCGTGCCGGCGAACTCCGGCAAGGACCCGATCAGCGTCGACGCCAAGGCGGCGCCCGCACTCGCATCCACCGACGCGGCGCCCGGCGGCGACTCCGCCGATAGCCAGCACCTGGGCATGCAGCTGTTCGAAGGCGCATGCGCGAGTTGTCACCAGTGGAACGGCAAGGGCCAGCAGACCAGCTACGCCTCGCTATTGGGCACGCGTGGCGTCAACGATCCGGCCGGAACCAACGTCACCCAGGTGATCCTCAACGGTTCCAAATTGCGCATTGGCGATCAGGATGTCTTCATGCCCGCTTTCGGCAAGGCGTATTCGGATACGGAAGTCGCGGCGCTGGCGAACTACGTGATTTCGCATTTTGGCGCCAAGACAGGAACCGTGACGCCTGCCGAGGTGGCTCGGCGGCGGGCTATATGA
- a CDS encoding RidA family protein — MKRILVALSLLWTAAAVATNAPVQHINPPALSTPHGYSHVVVVRSGRTVYVAGQVPLDRNGALVGAGDLAAQARQVFENMKAALSAVGASYADVVDMTTYLTDVSQIDAYRKVRDQYMSAPLPAASLVEVKSLFRKDVMIEVSAVAVVQ; from the coding sequence ATGAAGCGGATACTTGTTGCTTTGTCTTTGCTTTGGACGGCCGCGGCGGTTGCGACCAATGCCCCGGTCCAGCACATCAACCCGCCGGCATTGAGTACGCCCCACGGGTATTCGCACGTGGTCGTCGTGCGCAGTGGCCGAACGGTTTATGTGGCTGGGCAGGTGCCGCTTGATCGGAATGGGGCGCTTGTGGGGGCGGGAGATCTGGCCGCCCAGGCTCGGCAGGTATTTGAAAATATGAAGGCCGCGTTGAGTGCGGTTGGTGCGAGCTATGCGGATGTGGTCGACATGACGACCTATCTTACGGACGTGTCGCAGATCGATGCGTATCGAAAAGTGCGCGATCAATATATGTCGGCGCCATTGCCTGCGGCGAGTCTCGTCGAGGTGAAGAGTCTGTTTCGCAAGGATGTGATGATCGAGGTTAGTGCCGTGGCGGTCGTGCAGTAG